From the Candidatus Krumholzibacteriia bacterium genome, one window contains:
- the mqnC gene encoding cyclic dehypoxanthinyl futalosine synthase, which translates to MAVATVEKLLHEAAQGRRLTADEAVRLHREAELLDLGQAARAARFRHVPERRVTYLVDRNINYTNVCITDCHFCAFYRHSETHPEAYTLSRAAIAAKMEELLDAGGTRVLMQGGHNPRLPLAWYEELLLWMRAEYPEIELNCFSPSEIDHIAQIEGCTMTEVLRRLQAAGLDGLPGGGAEMLDDEVRGRVSPKKQSAAGWLEAMRIAQSLGLVTTATMVIGFGETAEQRVGHLLKLRTLQDESLRRHGAGFAAFIAWTLQIENTSLGASKERGLFGASAHEYLRLVALARLFLDNFDHVQASWPTQGTKLAQVALEFGCDDFGSTMMEENVVSAAGTSLCSVAEIALQRGIQEAGYVPAQRDSRYRILRRIDKVPDPAAPRRVRA; encoded by the coding sequence ATGGCGGTCGCGACGGTGGAGAAGCTGCTGCACGAGGCCGCCCAGGGGCGCCGGTTGACGGCGGACGAGGCCGTGCGCTTGCATCGCGAAGCGGAGCTCCTCGACCTCGGGCAAGCGGCGCGGGCGGCGCGCTTCCGCCACGTTCCCGAGCGCCGTGTCACCTACCTCGTCGACCGCAACATCAACTATACGAACGTCTGCATCACCGACTGTCATTTCTGCGCCTTCTACCGTCACAGCGAAACGCATCCCGAGGCTTACACGCTTTCCCGCGCTGCCATCGCCGCCAAGATGGAGGAGCTCCTCGACGCCGGCGGCACCCGCGTCCTCATGCAAGGTGGACACAACCCCCGCCTGCCCCTCGCCTGGTACGAGGAGCTGCTGCTCTGGATGCGGGCGGAGTACCCCGAAATCGAGTTGAACTGCTTCTCGCCCTCGGAAATCGATCACATCGCTCAGATCGAGGGCTGCACGATGACCGAGGTCCTGCGGCGCTTGCAAGCGGCCGGGCTCGACGGTCTCCCTGGCGGCGGCGCCGAGATGCTGGACGACGAGGTGCGCGGGCGTGTCAGCCCGAAGAAACAGAGCGCCGCCGGCTGGCTCGAGGCCATGCGCATCGCGCAATCGCTGGGTCTCGTGACCACGGCCACCATGGTCATCGGCTTCGGCGAGACGGCGGAGCAACGCGTCGGCCACCTGCTCAAGCTCCGCACTCTGCAGGACGAGAGCCTGCGCCGGCACGGGGCCGGCTTCGCCGCCTTCATCGCCTGGACGCTGCAGATCGAGAACACCTCGCTCGGTGCCAGCAAGGAACGCGGTCTCTTCGGCGCCAGCGCTCACGAATACCTGCGACTCGTCGCCCTGGCGCGGCTCTTCCTGGACAACTTCGACCACGTCCAGGCTTCCTGGCCGACACAGGGGACGAAGCTGGCGCAGGTGGCCCTGGAGTTCGGCTGCGACGATTTCGGCAGCACCATGATGGAAGAGAACGTCGTTTCCGCCGCCGGCACCAGCCTGTGCAGCGTGGCGGAGATCGCCTTGCAACGCGGCATCCAGGAGGCTGGCTACGTCCCCGCCCAGCGCGACTCGCGCTACCGCATCTTGCGACGCATCGACAAGGTCCCGGATCCCGCCGCCCCGCGCCGTGTGCGCGCCTGA
- a CDS encoding homocysteine S-methyltransferase family protein: MTDALERLLASREVVFLDGPTGTELERRGVPTKRPLWTADAAVAVPEILQQIHLDYLQAGANIITANTFRTTPYTLRKCGREQEAAELTERSVAVAHRACEIMGRGLVAGSMAPLEDCFHPERVPPGEVLLREHSAHALNLQAAGVDLLLVETMNTAREAHDAALVALDTGLPVLVSLILDPNGTGDLLSGEDLEVAWAHLRPLPVAGFLVNCSPPVVVTAALERMQWSEEERPIGAYANYGKETPDGQWAPDTSTPPAEYGRIAASWRDLGARLIGGCCGTTPEHLRAATAR; this comes from the coding sequence TTGACCGACGCCCTCGAACGACTGCTCGCGTCGCGCGAAGTCGTCTTCCTCGACGGTCCGACTGGGACGGAGCTGGAGCGCCGCGGCGTGCCGACAAAGCGGCCGCTCTGGACCGCCGATGCCGCCGTCGCGGTGCCCGAGATCTTGCAGCAGATCCATCTCGACTACCTGCAGGCGGGAGCCAACATCATCACGGCGAATACCTTCCGGACCACGCCGTACACGCTCCGCAAGTGCGGCCGCGAGCAGGAGGCAGCAGAGCTCACCGAACGAAGCGTAGCCGTGGCACACCGGGCCTGCGAGATCATGGGTCGCGGCTTGGTGGCGGGAAGCATGGCTCCCTTGGAGGATTGCTTCCACCCCGAGCGCGTGCCGCCCGGTGAAGTGCTCCTGCGCGAGCACTCCGCCCACGCCCTCAATCTCCAGGCGGCCGGCGTCGACCTCCTCCTGGTCGAGACCATGAACACGGCGCGCGAAGCCCACGATGCGGCGCTCGTCGCCCTCGACACTGGTCTCCCCGTTCTCGTCAGCCTGATCCTCGATCCCAACGGGACCGGCGACTTGCTTTCCGGCGAGGACCTCGAGGTGGCTTGGGCGCACCTTCGGCCCCTGCCGGTGGCGGGATTCCTGGTGAACTGCTCGCCGCCAGTGGTCGTGACCGCGGCTCTCGAACGCATGCAATGGTCCGAGGAGGAGCGCCCCATCGGCGCCTACGCCAACTACGGCAAAGAAACCCCGGACGGCCAGTGGGCGCCCGACACGAGCACGCCGCCGGCGGAGTACGGCCGCATCGCTGCCTCCTGGCGCGACCTCGGCGCGCGGCTCATCGGCGGCTGCTGCGGCACGACACCGGAGCACCTGCGCGCCGCCACC